The DNA sequence TTATTTGTAGTTTTCGGAATTAGTGCCTGTTCATTGGGTAATGACGATATTGATACCAGCTGTGGATCAAATGTAAACACCACTTTTACCGGAATCCCACTTTTATGCAATTACAGTGTAAAAATTGAACCTGAAAAGTCTGGTGCATTAGTGGTTACTACAGAAGAGAAATTACTTTCTTTTTTCACCAAGCATCCAAACAGCTGTCCAAATCCAAGTGATCCTACAATCGATTTTACAAAAAATTACTTAGTAGGTCTTTTTGCAGGTCAGAAACCTACAACCGGTTATAGCATAAAAGTAGCTTCAATTGTAGAGAACAACTGTGAGATTATCATCAATTTATATGAAAAAGCACCTCAAACCGGAGAATCTACAGCGCCAACCGTAACCTACCCTTCTGATTACATTTTGATTCCCCGAACATCAAAAAAAATCTTCTTTAATAAGGTTACTAATGAAACTACAGACAATGTAATAATTGGAAGTTATGCCAAACCATGTACCGGAGATGATTGCCAGAAGTTCTACCAGTTGAATGAGTTTAATGTTTTAAAATTCCTAAACGTAGTAGCAGGAAGCTATGAATTTGGCCAATAC is a window from the Flavobacterium cupriresistens genome containing:
- a CDS encoding protease complex subunit PrcB family protein, whose protein sequence is MKKLILGLFVVFGISACSLGNDDIDTSCGSNVNTTFTGIPLLCNYSVKIEPEKSGALVVTTEEKLLSFFTKHPNSCPNPSDPTIDFTKNYLVGLFAGQKPTTGYSIKVASIVENNCEIIINLYEKAPQTGESTAPTVTYPSDYILIPRTSKKIFFNKVTNETTDNVIIGSYAKPCTGDDCQKFYQLNEFNVLKFLNVVAGSYEFGQYKYLATSKRGEYSLFTKNIPAEILAIRGQTKTYGTPDTSTKGGTYFELRQGTTVTKIYIDNNDTEDQSAAIKAFKKTIQDKITALKQ